One window from the genome of Polynucleobacter sp. MWH-Svant-W18 encodes:
- a CDS encoding HAD family phosphatase, whose product MPLLEAVLVDFDGTLVDSELANASAYASALEEFGFLKEASEIIGVIAGRHWSQFLPIIMGEHYSVEIGKNISELKREIYPTFYAEITLNLPLLSLLETLKKTIPIAIVSNSTRESILKILNFLDIEHIFDQIISADDVSRPKPEPDMYEYALKQMGVSASGSLAFEDSTTGFLAAKAAGIPCINFSSYNF is encoded by the coding sequence ATGCCATTACTTGAGGCGGTACTTGTGGATTTTGATGGGACTTTGGTGGATAGCGAGTTGGCAAATGCCAGTGCTTACGCATCTGCACTAGAGGAATTTGGTTTTTTAAAGGAGGCTAGCGAGATTATCGGAGTGATTGCCGGAAGACACTGGAGTCAATTTTTGCCAATTATTATGGGTGAGCATTATTCGGTCGAAATCGGTAAAAATATTTCGGAATTGAAGAGAGAAATTTATCCAACTTTTTATGCTGAGATAACACTAAACCTTCCTCTATTAAGTCTTCTGGAGACATTGAAGAAAACAATTCCAATTGCAATAGTATCAAATAGTACTCGAGAGTCTATTTTGAAAATCCTCAATTTTTTAGATATTGAACATATTTTTGATCAAATAATTTCTGCAGATGATGTCAGTAGGCCAAAGCCGGAGCCAGATATGTACGAATATGCACTGAAGCAAATGGGTGTATCTGCATCCGGGTCGCTAGCTTTTGAGGACAGTACTACTGGTTTTTTAGCTGCTAAAGCGGCTGGAATACCCTGTATAAATTTCTCCAGCTATAACTTTTAG
- a CDS encoding GtrA family protein — MILFIKRIIKFGLISGMGFICDLLAYFLFLSANFDPFNANILSSALAVSFVYMVAGRFIFIENKLTLVKYIFWLLYQLINIILFSFTISMLVKIGIHPIISKLIIIPFSFLLNYMAMKLILNKA; from the coding sequence ATGATTCTATTCATAAAACGGATTATTAAATTTGGCTTGATTTCAGGAATGGGCTTTATTTGTGACTTATTAGCGTACTTTCTCTTTTTAAGTGCAAATTTTGATCCTTTTAATGCAAATATTTTAAGTTCTGCTTTGGCGGTAAGTTTTGTTTATATGGTTGCTGGGAGGTTTATTTTTATAGAAAATAAACTGACATTGGTTAAGTATATTTTTTGGTTACTATATCAGTTGATAAATATTATTTTATTTTCATTTACAATATCAATGTTAGTTAAAATAGGCATACATCCAATTATTTCAAAGCTGATTATCATACCTTTTAGTTTCCTCTTAAATTATATGGCTATGAAATTAATTTTAAATAAAGCCTAA